In the Cytophagales bacterium genome, one interval contains:
- a CDS encoding aminotransferase class III-fold pyridoxal phosphate-dependent enzyme yields MQETAISETDQILQNNLNHTLFSWSKQSGLDPVRVAYAEGVYFYDYDGKKYLDFSSQLMNVNIGHGHPKVREAVLKQMEEVSYVYPGMITKVRGELGKKLTEITPGSLNRTFFTLGGAEAIENAIKLARVYTGRHKIIAQYRSYHGATYGAISAGGDPRRHAVDSQQLPNIVHVENPYFYRCPWNSSTPEECARLCAEQVERVIQFENPDNVAAILLEGESGSSGCIKYPPGYWKKIKAIADKYGILIIDDEVMSGFGRTGKWFGIDHHGVEPDIMCVAKGLTSGYIPLGAMIVKEEIAQSFDDAPLPLGLTYSAHAVACAAALAVIDIYEEENLIENAANMGRYMEERMEEMKQKHPSIGDFRTTGLLGCIELVKNRETKEPVTPWNAKPNEMDVTNKMAAKIRELGMFTFVRWNWIFTCPPLCVTKEQIDEGLDIISQAIEIADSTYLTP; encoded by the coding sequence ATGCAAGAAACAGCAATTTCGGAAACAGACCAAATCCTCCAAAACAACCTCAACCACACCCTGTTTTCATGGTCAAAACAATCAGGGCTGGATCCGGTTAGGGTAGCGTATGCAGAAGGGGTATATTTTTATGACTATGACGGTAAAAAGTACCTGGATTTTTCTTCACAACTGATGAACGTAAATATCGGGCATGGGCATCCAAAAGTGCGCGAGGCAGTATTAAAGCAAATGGAGGAGGTCAGCTACGTTTATCCCGGTATGATCACAAAAGTAAGAGGTGAATTGGGGAAAAAACTAACAGAGATCACACCCGGGAGCTTAAACCGTACCTTTTTTACTTTGGGCGGAGCTGAAGCAATAGAAAATGCCATCAAGCTGGCACGGGTTTATACCGGCAGACATAAAATTATCGCACAGTACCGCTCCTACCATGGCGCCACTTATGGCGCTATTTCTGCCGGTGGGGATCCGAGAAGACATGCGGTTGACAGCCAGCAGTTGCCTAACATTGTGCATGTTGAAAATCCCTATTTTTACCGTTGCCCATGGAATAGCTCAACGCCTGAAGAATGTGCCCGGCTGTGCGCAGAGCAAGTTGAAAGAGTAATACAATTTGAAAATCCTGATAATGTGGCCGCTATCCTCCTGGAAGGGGAATCAGGTTCATCGGGTTGTATAAAATACCCTCCCGGCTACTGGAAAAAGATCAAAGCCATTGCTGATAAATACGGTATATTGATCATTGATGATGAAGTGATGAGCGGATTTGGCCGCACCGGCAAATGGTTTGGCATTGACCACCATGGTGTCGAACCTGATATTATGTGCGTAGCAAAGGGGCTTACTTCCGGCTATATCCCGCTTGGGGCAATGATCGTGAAAGAAGAGATCGCTCAATCCTTTGATGACGCACCCTTGCCTTTAGGGCTTACCTATTCTGCCCATGCTGTAGCTTGTGCCGCAGCTTTAGCTGTTATTGATATTTATGAAGAAGAAAATCTCATAGAAAATGCTGCCAATATGGGACGATACATGGAAGAAAGAATGGAAGAAATGAAACAAAAACACCCTTCAATAGGTGATTTCCGTACTACAGGTTTATTGGGCTGTATTGAATTGGTAAAGAACAGGGAAACTAAAGAACCCGTTACCCCCTGGAATGCCAAACCCAACGAAATGGACGTAACAAATAAGATGGCAGCCAAGATCAGGGAACTCGGCATGTTCACATTTGTACGGTGGAACTGGATATTTACCTGCCCTCCCTTATGCGTTACCAAAGAGCAGATTGATGAGGGATTGGATATTATCTCACAAGCGATTGAAATTGCAGATAGTACTTACTTAACTCCGTAG
- a CDS encoding cold shock domain-containing protein, with protein MKKGKVKFFNQSKGFGFIKDTETETEYFVHVSGLIDEIKEDDEVTFELQEGKKGLNAVNVKLA; from the coding sequence ATGAAAAAAGGAAAAGTTAAATTTTTTAATCAGTCCAAAGGATTTGGATTTATTAAAGACACAGAAACTGAAACAGAATACTTTGTACATGTATCTGGTCTTATTGATGAGATCAAAGAAGATGATGAAGTAACATTCGAACTTCAGGAAGGAAAAAAAGGATTAAATGCGGTGAATGTTAAACTAGCATAG